Proteins found in one Maridesulfovibrio sp. genomic segment:
- a CDS encoding methyltransferase domain-containing protein has protein sequence MKEFIKKIPVINKIAQFLYHRFILRIPRFTTSKNYWEERYHSGGTSGAGSYGDAAIYKAEILNNFVKENKINSVIEFGCGDGNQLKLAEYPSYTGFDVSDTAVTLCKQTFNDDKTKSFKKVEQYSGEKADLCLSLDVIYHLIEDEIFNNYMDKLFASASKYVIIYSSNTDNQQDLQANHVKHRKFSDWVEANRSDWVLKEHTPNPLPIYKGDLEKYSVDFHIYESI, from the coding sequence ATGAAAGAATTTATTAAAAAAATACCTGTTATCAATAAAATAGCGCAGTTCCTCTACCACCGCTTCATTTTGCGTATTCCAAGATTCACAACATCCAAAAATTACTGGGAAGAACGCTATCATTCCGGGGGGACCTCAGGAGCTGGTTCATACGGCGATGCAGCTATATATAAAGCAGAGATACTGAACAACTTCGTTAAAGAGAACAAGATTAATTCTGTAATTGAATTCGGATGCGGTGACGGCAATCAATTAAAACTGGCTGAGTATCCGTCCTACACAGGTTTCGATGTCAGCGATACTGCTGTAACTTTGTGTAAGCAAACATTTAATGATGACAAGACCAAATCTTTCAAAAAGGTTGAACAGTATTCCGGTGAAAAAGCTGACTTATGCCTTTCGCTGGACGTAATCTACCACTTGATTGAAGATGAAATTTTCAACAATTACATGGATAAGCTATTTGCCTCCGCAAGCAAATACGTAATCATCTACTCTAGCAACACCGATAACCAGCAGGACCTACAAGCCAATCATGTTAAGCATCGCAAGTTTAGCGATTGGGTCGAGGCGAACAGAAGCGACTGGGTCCTTAAAGAACATACCCCTAATCCGCTTCCTATTTATAAGGGAGATCTGGAAAAGTACTCTGTAGATTTTCATATATACGAATCCATCTAG